TGATGCACTGTGCGTAGATGTGTTTGTTGCTGAAATGAACCGCAAGGCGGGGCCGTTCGACCGTGCCCGAGACCTTCCGGCGGACGCGCCAGCGCCGCTTCTGTTCCAGTAGCCGTTTCTTGATGATTTTCATGCTGGATCCTTTTCTTCGATCGCTTAAGTGCCGAAGGGCATCAGGCGACCGTCTTGCCCTCCTTGCGGCGGACCCGCTCACCCACAATGCGGACACCCTTGCCCTTGTAGGGTTCCGGCGGGTAGAAGCGCCGGATGGCGGCGGTGACGGCACCCACCTTCTGCTTGTCGATTCCTTCAACTTTCAGCTTGGTGTTGTCGGTCACCGTGATGGTGATGCCATCCGGAATCGGGTAATTGATGGGGTGGGAATAGCCGAGACTCAGATCGAGGAACTTGCCCTTGAGGGCGGCGCGAAAGCCGACTCCGTGAATCTCGAGCTCCTTGGAGAAACCCTTGGTCACGCCCTCGACCATTCCGTTGATGATGGAGCGGGCCGTCCCCGTCATCGCGTTGGCGAAACGGGACGTGTTGGTCGGCTTGACCACAATCTTTCCGTCTTCCTCCGCAACACTGATCGCGGCGTTGAACGACTGGGAAATCTCGCCCTTGGGCCCCTTGACCGAGACTTCCGTCCCGCTCAGGCTGACCTTGACTTTGTCCGGTATTCCGACCGGGTTTTTTCCAATTCGACTCATGGTGGGATTCTCCTCTTACCAGACGTTGCAGACGATCTCGCCGCCGAGATTCTTCCGGCGGGCCATCGAACCGCTCATCAGTCCATGGGACGTGGACAGGATATTGCGTCCAAGGCCGTTGAGGACCCTGGGAATGTCGGTCGCGGCGATGTAGACGCGCCGGCCCGGTTTGCTGACCCGGCTCAGGCCGGTGATGGTCGGCTGACCGTCGAGGTATTTCAAGCGGACGACAATCGTCTTGTGCCCGCGGTCATCGTTCGCCTCGGTCACGTCGGCGATATAGCCCTCCTCCTTGAGAATCCGGGCAATCGCCAGTTTCTGTTTCGAGTGGGGAGCCGAGCACTGCGCCAGCCTCGCCTGAGAGGCGTTGCGGATGCGGGTCAGGAAATCACTGATGGGATCGGTATTCATGGTTTGCTGAGAGTCGGTGGATCATATCAGGACTTCCACCGGGTTGCCCCGAAACCGGGGCGGAAATGGATGGGTGTTTACCAGGAGGACTTGGTGACTCCGGGGATCTTGCCCTCAAGGGCCATCTCCCGGAAGGTCAGGCGGGAAAGGCCAAAGCGGCGGATGAAGGCGCGCGGACGACCGGTGATCGAGCAGCGATTGCGCAGGCGGATCTTGGACGAGTTGCGCGGCAGCTTGGAGAGCTTGCGCTGCGCGTTGAAGAATTCCTCGTCGGTGCTCTCCGGATTCGCGAGGATGGACTTGAGTTCGGCCCGTCTGGCCGC
This sequence is a window from Opitutaceae bacterium. Protein-coding genes within it:
- the rplF gene encoding 50S ribosomal protein L6, yielding MSRIGKNPVGIPDKVKVSLSGTEVSVKGPKGEISQSFNAAISVAEEDGKIVVKPTNTSRFANAMTGTARSIINGMVEGVTKGFSKELEIHGVGFRAALKGKFLDLSLGYSHPINYPIPDGITITVTDNTKLKVEGIDKQKVGAVTAAIRRFYPPEPYKGKGVRIVGERVRRKEGKTVA
- the rpsH gene encoding 30S ribosomal protein S8 — protein: MNTDPISDFLTRIRNASQARLAQCSAPHSKQKLAIARILKEEGYIADVTEANDDRGHKTIVVRLKYLDGQPTITGLSRVSKPGRRVYIAATDIPRVLNGLGRNILSTSHGLMSGSMARRKNLGGEIVCNVW
- the rpsN gene encoding 30S ribosomal protein S14 — its product is MAKKSSIEKNLRRQRLVEQYAARRAELKSILANPESTDEEFFNAQRKLSKLPRNSSKIRLRNRCSITGRPRAFIRRFGLSRLTFREMALEGKIPGVTKSSW